A portion of the Ricinus communis isolate WT05 ecotype wild-type chromosome 10, ASM1957865v1, whole genome shotgun sequence genome contains these proteins:
- the LOC8270512 gene encoding uncharacterized protein LOC8270512: protein MKRKAEVAEQEEEGQEAKKRFILSNCKVVEYLGPLMSKYLLFKFPDNSAFDFDYSQSSIWSPLVPRLHSPMELDSDLITPRKLSFGFGLHLGNNSNTSCSSRKIKMIKQKKKKKKKILGSEFSPAPIKATCVPFATKGWNKVLKAASKHFKKKNKKDSTGHVKLSNFLTDFQH, encoded by the exons ATGAAAAGGAAAGCAGAAGTAGCcgaacaagaagaagaaggccAAGAAGCCAAAAAGAGGTTCATCTTAAGTAACTGTAAAGTAGTAGAGTATTTGGGTCCATTGATGTCGAAATATCTTCTCTTCAAGTTTCCAGACAACTCTGCTTTCGACTTTGATTATTCGCAGAGTTCAATATGGTCTCCTTTGGTTCCTCGGCTTCACAGTCCCATGGAGTTGGACTCCGATTTGATTACACCAAGAAAGCTCTCTTTTGGATTCGGATTACATTTGGGTAATAATAGTAACACAAGCTGCTCTTCCaggaaaattaaaatgatcaagcaaaagaagaagaagaagaagaagattctGGGCTCTGAGTTCTCTCCAGCTCCTATTAAGGCTACCTGTGTTCCTTTTGCCACCAAG GGATGGAATAAGGTGCTAAAAGCGGCATCTAAAcatttcaagaaaaagaataagaaagatTCTACAGGCCATGTGAAGCTGTCCAACTTTCTCACTGATTTTCAGCATTGA
- the LOC8270513 gene encoding pentatricopeptide repeat-containing protein At3g22150, chloroplastic: MASTSSALPFPLSTPYHHTDNINHNNPSLFTISPPPNPTLKTPTIRSRLSRLCQEGQPLVARQLFDTIPRPTIVLWNTIIIGFICNNMPLEALLFYSQLKNASPDTECDSYTYSSTLKACAETGNLLIGKAIHGHFIRGVAYPSRIVYNSLLNMYSTCLCNMGYFYNFDFSKYDVVHKVFKTMHKRDVIAWNTMVSWYVKTEKYVEAIRQFRLMMKWGIKPSPVSFVNVFPAISSVGDFKNANVLYGMLLKLGNEYANDLFVVSSAISMYAELGCLDLCRKVFDSCLEKSAEVWNTMIGGHIQNNSFLEGVYLFLQAMKTEHTILDDVTFLSALTAVSQLQCLGLGQQMHAFTMKNHTVLSVTVLNAILVMYSRCNSVQTSFEVFEKMPEKDVVSWNTMISGFIQNGLDEEGLMLVYEMQKQGFIADSVTVTSLLSAASNLRNREIGKQTHAYLIRHGIKFDGMDSYLIDMYAKSGLIRISQRVFENNNIQNRDQATWNAVIAGYTQNGLVEQAFITFRLMLEQNLRPNAVTLASILPACSSLGSINLGKQLHGVSIRYSLDQNIFVRTALVDMYSKSGAINYAESIFTQSSERNSVTYTTMILGYGQHGMGENALSLFHSMKKSGIQPDAITFVAVLSACSYAGLVDEGLRIFESMKRDFKIQPSTAHYCCVADMLGRVGRVIEAYEFVKQLGEEGHVIEIWGSLLGACRLHGHIELGEEVSNRLLEMNSVDRLAGYQVLLSNMYAEEANWETVDKLRKSMREKGLRKEVGCSWIDTGGLLVRFVSKDKDHTRCEEIYEMLERLAMEMEDNDHKSLS, encoded by the coding sequence ATGGCCTCCACATCTTCTGCTCTTCCTTTCCCTCTGTCCACACCCTATCATCATACAGACAACATCAACCATAACAATCCCTCTCTCTTTACCATCTCACCACCACCAAACCCCACTCTTAAAACCCCTACAATCCGCTCTCGCCTTAGCAGACTCTGTCAAGAAGGCCAACCCCTTGTTGCACGTCAACTGTTCGACACAATTCCTCGCCCAACTATAGTTCTTTGGAATACAATCATTATTGGCTTCATTTGCAATAACATGCCCCTTGAAGCGCTTTTATTCTACTCTCAACTTAAAAATGCATCTCCTGATACAGAATGTGACTCCTATACTTATTCCTCTACACTCAAAGCTTGTGCAGAAACTGGCAATTTATTGATTGGTAAAGCTATCCATGGACATTTTATTCGTGGTGTAGCATACCCTAGTAGAATTGTTTATAATTCTCTTTTAAATATGTACTCTACTTGTTTGTGTAACATGGgctacttttataattttgatttctccAAGTATGATGTAGTACATAAGGTTTTTAAGACAATGCATAAGAGAGATGTTATTGCTTGGAATACTATGGTTTCTTGGTATGTGAAGACTGAAAAATATGTAGAAGCAATTAGGCAGTTTAGGCTAATGATGAAATGGGGGATCAAACCAAGTCCAGTTAGTTTTGTGAATGTTTTTCCTGCTATTTCGAGTGTTGGTGATTTTAAGAATGCGAATGTTCTTTATGGGATGCTTCTCAAATTAGGAAATGAATATGCAAATGACTTGTTTGTTGTGAGTTCAGCAATATCCATGTATGCCGAGCTTGGTTGCCTTGACCTTTGTAGGAAGGTTTTTGATAGTTGCTTGGAGAAGAGTGCAGAAGTTTGGAACACTATGATTGGTGGGCATATACAGAATAATAGTTTCTTAGAAGGAGTTTATCTATTTCTTCAAGCTATGAAAACAGAGCACACTATTCTTGATGATGTAACCTTTCTCTCAGCTTTAACAGCAGTGTCACAATTGCAGTGTTTGGGCTTGGGTCAACAGATGCATGCCTTTACTATGAAGAATCATACAGTATTATCAGTTACGGTACTAAATGCAATCCTTGTCATGTATTCAAGGTGCAACTCTGTCCAGACATCATTTGAAGTCTTTGAAAAGATGCCAGAAAAAGATGTTGTCTCATGGAATACCATGATTTCTGGTTTCATACAGAATGGATTAGATGAAGAAGGGTTGATGCTTGTGTATGAGATGCAGAAGCAAGGATTTATAGCTGATTCTGTGACAGTAACATCTCTACTCTCTGCAGCATCTAATCTTAGAAACCGAGAAATTGGAAAGCAGACCCATGCATATCTTATTAGGCATGGCATAAAGTTTGATGGAATGGACAGCTATCTTATAGACATGTATGCTAAATCTGGTTTGATCAGAATATCACAACGGGTTTTCGAGAATAACAATATTCAAAATAGGGATCAAGCTACTTGGAATGCAGTGATTGCTGGCTACACGCAGAATGGACTGGTGGAACAGGCTTTCATTACCTTCAGACTGATGCTTGAGCAAAATCTAAGGCCTAATGCTGTGACTTTAGCATCCATCCTTCCAGCTTGTAGTTCATTGGGAAGTATAAATTTGGGAAAGCAGCTCCATGGAGTCTCCATTCGGTATTCATTGGaccaaaatatttttgtgaGAACTGCCCTTGTTGACATGTACTCTAAATCAGGTGCGATAAACTACGCTGAAAGTATTTTTACCCAATCATCTGAGAGAAATTCTGTCACATACACGACAATGATATTGGGTTATGGTCAACATGGGATGGGTGAGAATGCTCTCTCGCTGTTTCACTCAATGAAGAAATCTGGCATCCAACCTGATGCAATTACGTTTGTCGCAGTCTTGTCAGCTTGCAGTTATGCTGGTTTGGTTGATGAAGGCCTTCGCATATTTGAGTCTATGAAGAGAGATTTTAAGATTCAGCCCTCAACTGCGCACTATTGTTGTGTTGCAGATATGTTGGGAAGAGTTGGGAGGGTCATTGAAGCCTatgaatttgttaaacaaCTGGGTGAAGAAGGGCATGTAATTGAAATTTGGGGATCACTTCTTGGGGCTTGCAGACTCCATGGACATATTGAATTAGGAGAGGAGGTTTCCAATAGGTTACTTGAAATGAACTCAGTGGACCGCTTGGCAGGCTATCAAGTCTTGCTCTCCAATATGTATGCTGAAGAAGCAAACTGGGAAACTGTTGATAAATTGAGGAAAAGTATGAGGGAAAAGGGGCTGCGAAAGGAAGTGGGATGTAGTTGGATTGATACTGGAGGTTTACTTGTACGTTTTGTGTCTAAAGACAAGGATCATACTCGATGTGAAGAGATATATGAAATGTTGGAAAGATTGGCCATGGAGATGGAAGATAATGATCATAAATCCTTGTCCTAG